TTTATCTCGGCTCGTGGGGCGTGCTCAAGGACTGGGCGAACATCGCGACGATTCCTGGGTTCTTGTTCTACACCGTACTCTTCCTCGCGGCGAACCTCGTCGTCGTGCCGGGCTTGTTCTATCTCGCGGTCTGGCTCGGCAAAGCGTGGGCAGACCAGCGCCTCCCCTCGCGCCAAGAGTCGCTAGCGATTTTGGAACCGCTCGCCCCGGTGCCGGGTCAAATCGCGCAATTCGTGCGCGGATTCGCGCGTCGCAGCAGACCGGCAATCGCTTCGCGCGCGATGGCAATCCAAGCGATGGACGCGCCCGTCCAACGCCCTGTTGCACTGACCCAGGTCGCGGTGGCATCACCGACGGTCGCGACGAAACCCGTCCAACCCAAGCCGGCTCCTGCCAGCGCGTTGCCGCCGCTCAAACAACTCTTTGTGGATTACGGTTATGCGCTCGCGCCGCTCGGCTTGACCGGTTGGATCGCGTTCACAGTGTCGTTCGCGCTGATTGATATTTCGTACGCCATCCCGCTCTTGTCCGATCCGTTCGGCTGGGGGTGGAATTTGTTCGGCACGGCGGGCACACCCTGGATTCGTTTTATTCCGGAATGGGTGCCGTACATCCAAACGCCGATATTGTTGATCGGGATGGCGCTGTCCATCGTGACCGCGTACAAGATCATCGAGCAACGCGTCGCGGATAAAAAGCTCGCGTTCCAGAGCGTTTTGCCGGTCGTCGTCTTTATGGTCGTCGTCATGTTCGTGTTCTTCCAACTGTACGTGTAACATCTGTTCAGCCACACGCTTCGCGTCACGCAGAACCACACGAAAATATTCTGCGTGATTCTGTGCGGTTCTGTGGCGAATAATAGTGCCAGCAAAGCAATCACAATGAAACAAATTTTGTTGATCCTGGGATTCATTTTGCTCGCGTTGGCGGCGTGTGCGCCGGGCAAATTCGCGGTGAGCGAACCCTGGGCGCGTCCCGCATTGGCGAACGGCACCGGCGCGGCGTACTTTGTCATCGAAAATCCGGCGGCACAGCCCGACGCGTTGATCAACGCGACAAGTGATGTCGCCGGGATCGTCGAACTGCACAAGACGGTGATGGCGCAAGGCGACGTGATGCAAATGATGAAAATGGAACGCATCGTCATTCCCGCCAATAGCAAAACCGAATTCAAGCCCGGCGGTTCGCACATCATGCTCATCAACCTCAAACGGGAGCTCAAGACCGGCGATACCTTTGCGCTCACACTTCGATTTGAAAACGCGGGCGAAGTAGTTTTGCAAGTCAAGGTACAAGAAAGATAGTGTATTGCCGAACCCCACCCAGCCCTCCCCTTACCAAGGGGAGGGTAGGGAGGGGTGATTGCTTCGTCGCTGCGCTCCTCCAATAACATCAAGTCCGTGAACAAATGAAACGATTGAGTCTCCCGTATCTCGTCATCCAAAATATCAAACGCCGACCGTATCGCACCGCCGCCATTGTTTTGTCGGTCGCCATCGCGATTGGCACGCTCTTTGCGATCACGCTGACGATGCGCGGCGTGCAGAACAGTTTGCAAGTTGGCTTGGCGCGCCTGGGCGCTGATCTGATCGTCGTGCCGCGCGGGCAACACGTCTCCGCGCAAGAAGCGTTCGTCGTTGGGCAACCCACGACGTTTTACATGAACCAAAGCGTACAAGACCAGGTTGCCAAACTGCCAGGCGTGGAACGCGTCTCGTCCCAGGTTTTCGTCAAGACGTTGACGAACGCGAGTTGTTGCGTCGGCGAATTTTTTCTCGTCAGTTTCGACCCGCGCACTGATTTTACGATCTATCCGTGGCTCACGTCGCATCTCGAAGGACACACTCTGCGTTCCGACGAAATTCTCGTGGGCGACCGCATCCTGTTGTTTCCCGGTGAGACCGCGCTCTTTTACGGCTCTGCTTTCAAAATCGTCGCCGTGTTGGAAGCAACCGGGATGGGCTTGGATCGCACTGTTTTCGTTCCGCTCGACGGCTTGCGCGAGATGATCGCGGCGTCACCCGAACGCGCCGAGCAAGCATTAACCATCGCGCCGAATCAAATCTCGACTGTCTTGGTGCGCGTGGAGCCGGGAACGGATCAGAACAACGTCGCCGAACTG
This sequence is a window from Chloroflexota bacterium. Protein-coding genes within it:
- a CDS encoding copper chaperone PCu(A)C, whose product is MKQILLILGFILLALAACAPGKFAVSEPWARPALANGTGAAYFVIENPAAQPDALINATSDVAGIVELHKTVMAQGDVMQMMKMERIVIPANSKTEFKPGGSHIMLINLKRELKTGDTFALTLRFENAGEVVLQVKVQER
- a CDS encoding ABC transporter permease produces the protein MKRLSLPYLVIQNIKRRPYRTAAIVLSVAIAIGTLFAITLTMRGVQNSLQVGLARLGADLIVVPRGQHVSAQEAFVVGQPTTFYMNQSVQDQVAKLPGVERVSSQVFVKTLTNASCCVGEFFLVSFDPRTDFTIYPWLTSHLEGHTLRSDEILVGDRILLFPGETALFYGSAFKIVAVLEATGMGLDRTVFVPLDGLREMIAASPERAEQALTIAPNQISTVLVRVEPGTDQNNVAELIESKIPDVQAITTSRMTFAVNQQFSGLLQIIFVVTASLWIMALIVIALIFTLSVNERQRELGLLRAMGAHKRFVLRLIIGEAMLLTGLGGVIGLCVSGALLLSYQGLLEQRLHIPFLLPSWFDATMLISGLLGLAIVSGAIASFQPAFRISRLEPYEAVRQGS